gaaaaatataatcaaTCGAACCTCCATTTCGAGAGCCAATCACACAACTCCACCCattcatgtgagtttggcctaacAACACACTCAAAAACGGGCTGGGGACGCAATCTCTCACACGTAACCATGCCGTTACCACGCCAATTGCCATGCCATGACCActccaaatccaacccaacttCAGTGGCAagctttgagagagagagagtgaggatTGAGAactgaagaaagagagagagtcaggagagagaaaaaaatagaactgagtggctaagagagagagagagagagagagagaaaataatataatattatacaaGATGCTACAGTATCGTCATAAAAGTAAGACGATACTATAGCActactgtaaaaaaaaaaattacaattatgaGATCAGATGATGAGGGTTTTGGGACTCTAATGCTAAATATTACCAACATATGGCATTTGCAAGACCTAATGTGAATGCTTAATAGAGTAATAGTAGAACGAGtaatcatcttttttttattttataagagaTAAATGGATAACATGCATGTGTctctcagccaaaaaaaagaaaaaaaaaattgcatgtgtcaaaatattattaaaataaacattTATCAGTCTAGCTAACCTGTGaccattttttaatttgtcaatATCACGTAAACTTAAACACATGACATCATTTTTTAAGCTTTGGTGTCTCAGTGAATAAATTTACTTATTTAGTGAccatcaaatttaatttttgttagtaaatttgatgtgacaatttgtagaagaaaaaaaaattggttccaaccaaacacaatttatacaattttaataGTTAAACTTGATAGCAATGGCACACCAAGGAAAATATtgaattgttttcaaaacaactTAAATTGAAATCACCAATAATTTAAGGATGGTATTGAACACTAACCTACAATATTAACTTAATAGTTTAGCCGATattacaacaataacaacaaaactttaatcttaaattttggaGTCAACTAGGAATCTTTGGCAAATTAATTAAGATTGGTCACAtgaattttgttcttttattttattttatttgaaatcatGCAATAGTTTAGCCTAaattgtcttctttttctttttcctattttattgtttggttagcaaatataaagtaaaaaataaaaataaaaaaatcaaaggttTCCTCTCAACCAACAACAACAGTTGGAAAAAAGATTCCTCTTTTGTAAaaagggaaattaaaatagGGAAAGTTAAATACAAATAGTCTAGGGTAACCAATTAGAATACCAAAAGATCTCGTACAACTACATCTTGCCTTCGCCAAAAGGCATGTGCAATGATTTTATTCTCGGTGTGTATTTTGAATTCACAATATCTCTAAGTGTTGAAAGAAGAATCTACAACTTGAAATTAAAGCATTCACAGGTGAAAAATATAACATAACATATGAAGTGAGGATGTCCACAACTGATTTAGCAAAAtacttttataataatttttggaatattttAGAGTTGGAAGCAGGGTTAAACCTGGCCCAATTGGTCGGATTGGTAACTTGGTGACTCGGTATACAGACCAGGCCTAGTGATGAATTGGATTGGAAGAGTACAAGATTCGGTCAAAACTGATTAAACTCGGCGAGTTTTAAGCAACCCGTGTGACCCAATCAAGTTTTATTAACTTGGCTGGATTTGTGAATTGCataaaattacattaatagGTTCactttattggaaaaaaaaaaaaaaaaaaaagcattattcTCTGCCGATTCACACTAAACTATCACTTTTCACAGTTCTCCAAACCTGCGAGGCTGCTACTATGCAACAGTTTTCTGTGCTCAAGTCTAAACAAATCACATTTCACTTCAATACTTAGCCTCCAATTACCACGAAAGGATGACCATATGAGTATATCAAACAGTTATAACTTCatttgtctttttttgtttagatttttttatactttatttgtttattgacTTTAAGTTTACttgcaaatataaattaaaCACTATAAgaattcttttattatattaacCTTTCTAcgtataaaattaaataattaatgattgtaagttgtaacaattAATTTACATATTCATATTATGATTTCTTAAActtacttttatatatttttaatttttttatttgaccttACGGTTCGACCGATGACCCACTGATTGAACTAGTGACCTAACTCAAAAACCGGGTCAACATCCAGTCTGGGTTTAATAATTATGGCTGAAAGTGTTTAGGAGCTCTTTGATTCTCAAGCTAACCAAAGAAATGTGATAACCCTTGTAATGGAGTTGACTTTCCAAACCCATTTCCAGTTAGATTCCTTTGGTTGAGAGCATTACAAGTTGAGGGTAATTTGGTAGGTTGAGACTATTTAAAACTTTCCATTATGAAAACAGAGTCTAGGTTAAACACACACTCCTCTAGTCCTCTTTATTGGAGAAACTGGTTTTTGGCACAACTTTAATGAGGTGGAAAGGTAAGACATGCTGATAAcccattttgaaaatttcttccTCTCTAATAAGAAGGGTACCAAGGCCGAAGGGAAggattctcttctctctttctttttctttttatttttttaaagaaaattgattGATTCTCCCTAGCCCAAACATTTATCAAAAATATAGGGTATTTGCTTTTTTTAGGGTTAAGAGTCAATTtctcagaattttttttctaaataacaataaatattaaaaaatttagttagttgtcacgtttcaaaacaatgttgaaaattagtatctcgagtgtctaaaactcgagttctaagataaaactcgagtttttaagtctcaaTTTGTAAGAGGATGGGTTCAAAGTGAGGAAAAAATCGACgtgaaaatcaagttttaaagactcgatttccataaattgcataaaaacgccgctatagggctttaaaacgtcactatagaacttaaaaacgccactatagatcTCCCTaaacctactacttaaaaaaaaaatttgcaggaaaacatCGCTATAGaactttaaaacgtcactataaggcttAAACACACCACtatagatgaaattttttttgcataaaactcgagtcttaaagactcgagatctatgtggcattttcacaCTCGCAAGGTGAGTCTTTCGGACttgagttctaatatggatctcgagtttctaaaactcgagatgttactttttttaaatctttcaaACCGTTCCTAACTTACTATTTTGAATCACTATTCACATCTGTTCTGCACAAAACCTCCAATTTCTCATCCCCTGACATCTAGTTCCAAACCGATTGAAGAGACCATCCAACCCGATGAATGCTTTCaacgagagagaaagagagacagagagaggagGATACCATCGAATTGAAGTGGTCCTCGTAAATGACACCAGTTGCACGATGCCCTATGAATGGAACATTAAATTTTGCTTCTGATCTTGGATTTGGGTTCATGGTTAAGAAGCCCTACTACCCATGCCACTGAGTATTTAATACACTCCTATTCCCTAATATTTACCCTCGACCATCAACACCGTAGAACCAACATGATTGCAGACCAAATATAAATGTCTGGTTGCTCCTAAAAAGTTTGATTCTGGTGCTCAAATTAAATTCTGCCTTTGATCCACCTACTGCTACTGTATCCTTTAGTGCTACAAGCTTACAAATGCTTAAACAAACTGTGTTTTTTGATCCATCCGTTAGTATtcaggacaaaaaaaaaaaaaaaaaaaaacccattactAACTAAAATTTCAAACCTTAAAATATGAGAAAGATATTAATCAGAAAAAGGATTATACAAAACATCGTAACCTGCTTTTAATAACTGATTTCCACTTGGGGAAACTGAGGAACTTCATGAACAAAAACATGTCCATTTTGCCACTTCCTGCACGAACATACACATCTTACAGAACAGATTGCCGATACAATCCGGTGAAGATTGACAGGGGCAGGAGCAGATCTAATCCACAGAACTAAATCAATTTCAAACATAATGATACATGGAGCATTTACAAAGAGCCGTTTGCAGTAATTCTACAATGCACAAGGACAAGGAAgagtattttctttaaattggcACCCAGGCAAAGACATCCTTTGCATCTCAGCCATTAGAAGTATGTTTTCTCCACGAAAAGCATTAATTTTATTCTTCTAATGGCTTACAAGCATTCTGTTCCTTAAAGAGATGGATCCACTAAATTGATCTAGATTACTCCTGCAGCAGGAGTAATCTGGTCCTGCCCTCAAGTTGTGAATTGTGATTTCAGCACAGCTAAACTATGGGGCATAAAATAGGATTATTGTCTTTCCTTTCTTATGTCATTTCTGGGGAATAAATATAACCACAGCTTGAATTCCGCAAAGTAACTTCCCCCGTAAATATACAGGAAATCTTTTACCTTCAATTGTTAATGCATTTGGCTTCTTTTTTATCCGAACAGGAAATTGAAGTGGTGAAGGATCTGGAACCACTTCATGGATTTACCATTCCAATTACCCAACATAACATTGGGTCTAGATTTAGCCACCTGCATGAGGCAACTATCACTGCAGCCAACATGGAAGATGTTTCTTCCTCATGCATGCCTCGAAGAACTGCCATGCAACTGTGTAGTTCTTAAATGGGGCTCATCCTGCAACTAATGTTAGAAACACAAATTAGTAAAACCATGTCTGAAAAAGTGCAGTTCAATCAATATAACTGCCCCATGTTGCAAACTAACCTGAAGGCTATAACTGAAATTTGCTGGTGGTCGAAAATCCAACTGCCCCTAATTGAATGAAAGCATAATTGAGGAAGTTTCATCACATGAATGACATTTACATTAAACAtatttctctacaaatttatcaTGTGATTATAAATACTATACCAGCCCATGAATGCTTTGTTGAGTCCCAAAAAAACCATCATGGCTAGGTGCTATTGAATTCAATTGACCCTACAAGCATATAaatcataatattaaaaatatatatatttaaaaaataaaaaaaaaacacacacacacacacacgcacacatacAATGGTTACTTTAGTTAAGCATATCATGGTCTTTAATAATGAcctttattgaaaaaatatatatatcatggtATTAAATTTATCATGACTTACCAGCCCCTGGATGCTATGTTGATTTACATAGTACCCATCATGAGGTGGCTCCATTAAGTTCAACTGCGACCATGTACAAATATCATAATTAACATCAGTACATTTTTTACAATAACTGCAAAACCCTGCATTATGTAAAATAGCCCAAGGTAATAATAATATGTACCAGTCCTTGCACGTTCTGTTGGGCACCATAATATCCAGTAAGGGACATCCCATCTGAGCTTAGATTATCCTACAAGAATGAATGCCCAAGAGAAATTGATCAGTTAAATCAGTGCAGGTAGATGCAGAACTTCTATTGTCCCGAGCAACCAAAAAAATGCACAAACTCTTTTCACTTCTTTTCGATCACAACTATGTATTTAGCCCCATTTCCAAcaagatttgaaattttatatttagaatttgaatAAATTTGCGGCACTAGGTGTTCCTGATACAGAATGggtcaaatttgattttatttgtaatatcatttttattatgatCCTAAAACATTCCATTTAAGCATTGTAATTAGATCATAACCAGAATGAAGATTAGACAAACCATCTGTTGTAAGCTGTCTTGTGGCTCAACAAGTAGAACATCTGGCTCTACCGGTACCTAGAATTAGAATATAGAGGCATTattcaaatcttttttctttttttaaaaataaatttagtaatAGAAACattacaagaaataaaaatataagcaCATGAACCATCAACATCAGAACtaacctttcttttcttatatgtACTTTTCTTCTTACTTGTTTTAGCTACTAAGCTTCCTCGACTCTCCTCTTCTTCACGAAGAGCAAGAGCATTGCCACTAGATTCTGCAGCACTAATGGTAATGTTATTCACATTCACACAATTCTTCAGAGCTTCTACTAGTGCCCGAAAAGAAATACTATAGCTCTCTTCAGATAATGATCCCTCTTCACTCAATTCAATGGCTCTTTTACACAAATCATTGTAACGCTGCACCCTAGTCTGTATCCTTTCTGTTCCTTCAACCACTGTTTCCCTGCTCTTTGCATCTTTTGTCCACCTCTTCAAAATATAATGGGGTGGAATGCTTGAAAGACCACAAATTTGGAGAACAATCATCGAATGTCTACAAAGGAAACCTTTGTATTCAAACAAACGACAGAAACAAGAAACCTCTGACTTTGTTTCATTCCACAATACCATAAAATATTCATCCTTCTCACAATCTTGAACCCTAAAAGTAGTAGTTGTTCCatcttcactttcttttttagGATGGCAGCCAACTACGCCCAAAACCTCAACTTggaatttcttaaaaattgcATGAGTGTAAACTGTTGACAATTGTTTTTCCCAAGGAGAAGGAGATTTTAATGCAGGCTGTTTGTGCCATGTATCGAAATCTGCTATGGCTTCCTCTTCATACCTATTTTGTAGGATTGTCCCGTATTGTTTCACAAACTCTTTTAGAGTAATTTTCTTATGAATGTACTTGTCAAAGAAAGCATTCATACTTTCGGAACGCTGAGGTGTAGACATTCCAGCTAAAAAAGAATCCCCCATATAAATAGGCACCCACTTTTTTCGATCTTCATACAATGACTGTATCCATTCATCATCTTGAAGTTCAAATCTAGTAACTATTTTCCACCACCTCATGTCAAACTGTTCATCTGTCCATGACTTGAGAATGCACTTGTTAAACTTTGGCAAAAAATTCTCATGCTGTTTTATCACATTAGCTAGAGTTTCAGGGATCTTTTCCAATATATtccaaagagaaaagaaatggcGTGTATTTGGGAAGACTTCCTCAATGGCTGCCTTCAAGGCTTTGTCTTGATCAGTGATTATCACTTTGGGAGCTTGCCCACCCATTGCTCTAAGCCACGTCTTCATTAACCAAACAAATGTTGATCTAGTCTCATCTGCAACTAACGCACATCCAAACAACATGGACTGGAAGTGATGGTTCACCCCAACAAAAGGAGCAAATGGCAATTTATCGTTGCTTTTGATATAGGAGGTATCAAAAGAAACAACATCACTAAAACTGATGTAATCATGCCTACTTTTGGCATCAACCCAAAACAGATTTCTCAAACGCTGCTCTTCATTCAAATCCATTGCATAAAAGAAGTTCGGATTCTCCTTTTGGATACGCTTAAAGTACTCAAGCATAACTTGGGCATCTCCTTCATCCAAAGTCAAGTAACGGCCTTTATCAAACTGATAATTTATGTCACCCTGAAGAAACCCAATATTTTGATATCCACCAGATTGTCTAGACATTTCAACATACATCTTTCTTGTCCGTTCACTAACAGCATGCAAAATGTCAATATTATTCTTTTCAGCTAACTTTACATTTCTGTGAATCCGAAAATGATATGCTAAAGCAGGTAAAAGTTCATGATTATGCTCTTTTATGAATTCATGAATAATCCACTTCCCATCTGCCCTTCTCTTCACATGCATGCTGGCTTTGCAGTCTGTCTTTTTCACGCTTGGTCGCCGACTACTCCCACTATCCGATTCTGGAGTGACTCCGTATCTGGAACATGCAAATTTAGCATCAATAaattcttttgatttctttgagCGACGACTGTTTTTAATTGAAGTGGTGAATCCCATAGATTTGGCATATTCTTGATAGAATGAGTATGCTGCCTCATGTGATTCAAATTCAATGCCATTGCGTGGCTCAAAATCTGTATCCCCTTCAAACATTGTAACATCCCTTTTAGGAGAACTAACAACCCCAACATCTCTGTTATGCACTTCATCCACAAAATCACCTATGTTTTCGTTCACTCTGGCACTAAGCACATTGTCTTGACAGTCCACCATAGTATCAACTGCACTTTGAATCCTGGTAGTCCTTATTGTTCAGCAAAAGGTAATTTATCATTTGTTTCCATGAAGAGGGAAAAGGGGGTTTTGGAGCTTTCAACTTTTCTGGTCTTCATCTCATTAAGACCTCGGGTTTGATTCAGGCTACCTTTGCCCCCCAGAAACCAAAATCAAGCAGCAAGCTAAAAATAACCTTTTCCCTAACATCCAATCTTTCCAATTTTAGACCTGAAGATGCAcaaagaaaataattcaaaaacaaagaagaagaagaaagaaagaactaaTCATAGAAATTTAGAAAACAATGCACACAaacaaaattgtcaaaacatCTTTGGACCTTCTcctcaaaaaattctaaatgtCTTTAATAACCAAGCCCTTGAAAAAAATTAGGCTACCCCACCAAAAAGAGATACACAATCATTTTAAGGGATTTTCAAGAGCACTTCCAAGTTGAATTTTATGTTGATAATTACCTTCACCTTAAACCTAATTGGAAATAGTTActcgtgtatatatatatatatatatatatatatatatccatatGAGAAGTATTAAAAATCGGCTACCTCAAgagtaattttaaacaagtaaaCATCATTATTAAGTCAAGATGTCAGTTCAAACTACACTACCACCATActatttatattcttttttctttttctttttttttttttcttttttgataagtaagaaatatatattcaaaacaCTACTAAATGAAAAGTAGCACAAAGCATatcaaacaatacaaaaaaaaaaaaagagagaaaagaaaaaacaaaaaagaagcaCTAATTacagagaaaaagagaactAAGGAACAAAGGAAGAGAATCACTAGATGTGAATCCCCAAGCCTTAGACCAATTAAAAAGGGATCCTGAAAAGAGAGCAAGCAGCTGGTCATCCGATCTATCCATGTCCTCAAAAGTCAGCCGATTAcgttccctccaaatacaccacatcaaacacaacagaactaaattccaaatgtgAGATGAATGCTTCCCTAACCTATTCCACCTACTAAATAGAAAACCTATCACTGAATGGGAGGGAACCCACGAAATCCCAAAAGTTCTAAAGACAAAGCCCCACAGCCAATAAGCCTTTCCACAATGTAATAACAAATGATCCACGGTCTCTCCACAACAATgacacataatgcaccagtcAACGAAATCAAAACCCCTAACCTGCAAGTAATCTCCCGTGAGAATCCTATCCCATGCGGTTGTCCgaacaaagaaagagacatgTCGAGgtgccttaaccttccaaatacctttccatgAGAAAAAAACGGAGGAAGAACCATGTAACTTATGATAAAACAAACGGATATGAAAATCCCCATTCTTCGTTAACTTCCATCTCATACGAACACCATCCATCACTAAAGGTAAATTGGATgccaaaaatcaaaagaaatcatTCACCACATCTGCCTCCCAATCATTAGGACCCCGAATAAAACGACCatcccaagttctcctatcccTCACTCCTGGGCATATCAAAGATGAGTCTACATAAGCCACTCTGTTAGCAGCAAAATTGTACAAGAACAGAAAAGCCAAATGGAGCAAAAGATCCCCACACCACCGTTTTgtccaaaatttcactctattCCCCACCCCAACCTTAAACTGGAtgtttttgctgaaaacttCCCAACCCATCCGAATACTTCTCCACAAACCACAACCATGAACACCCCTTCCCAACTTGGAGGtccacccccccaccccccaattCTTCCCCAAATTTCAAAGCTACCACCCTCCTCCAAAGCCGAGTCTCCTTGACCCCAAATCACCAAAGCCACTTTCCTAGTAGAGCTTTATTGAAAGTGGTCAATTTCCTAATCCTAAACCGCCATTGGCAATACGCATACACACCTTATCCCATTCCAACCAATGTGTCTTAGAATCACCCCACAAAAAATCCCTTTGTAGCCTCTCAATTTTGTTAGCCACGTGTAGGAATggtgaaaagagaaaaaaataataataataagtaggGAGGCTAGATAACGTACTTCTAAGCAAAGTCCGTCTATTTATATTCTTTATTTGGGTAGAAGTAGCATTTTTATAATATCAGATAAAGTGGCAAATAATAAACATGTCCACGCTTAAAGCATGTAATGTCCTTAGACACATCAACCTAATTGGTACTTCTGATGCTCTTAAGAATATTGGTTAAGATGGTTTGTCCGGTTGATATAAAAATCCAGAGTCTCCAAAACTTGAGCAGTGAACTAAATACTTCACTTGATTATCTCCAAATTACTATTATGAAATAACTCTGGTAAAACCTCCAAGGTTGGATTCCTCTAAACAACATCCCACTCCCACCACTTAGTTTCAgatttgatattttcttttcctcattaccatataaacattttttttatgaacattaCCATATAAACATGAGAATGATTTCCTAATGATCACAATATAACATAGGAAGGTCTTTTATCCATATCAAATCTAAATTTGAGTCATGATCCAATcaataattccttttttttaatcattcttttccTTATCAATTCTTTGTTTTCTATAACCTACACCTCCCTTGTACATCTTTCCACCTTttcgttttattttttattttttaaaaaggtggttaaaaacaaaagagaaaactgTAGTGCACCATTTTAACTGATAAACTTTCCTGAAAATCATTTATATTCTATTCAAAATAGGACTTCAGGTGCATATACAGAATTGAAATCAAGATTCCAATCAGTGGTTGTAAAATCCAAAACAGGAAATTGTAAGACTTGTCAAGAAAAGGCTCCAAAGCTTAAAATTAAAGGCCATATTCAATTGAAAGAATTACAATAGTAACTCAAGGAATATTAACAATATGGCCTTAACATCTAATCCAATGTTACAATCCCAAGCTTCTTCAGGAGCACTGCCACTGCACCTATATAAAGTGACACTCACCATCTATTATGCTTCATAGAAGTTTGTAGTGGTTTTTGTAGcaatataaactataattttattgaatagaGCACTAAAGAAACAGGACGAAATTTGTGATGGCAATTCTGCGGCCTTAAAGCCAAATGCAAAACTAGACCCATCAGTAGATATTTTTATTCCAGGGTTTATAGACAAACCCCGCATGCTTGTCAAACCCAATTGTCATTCATTACTAGAAAACCATTAGCAAGCCAGAAGAATAGGATGCCCACCCTAAGGGCACTAATGTTGTTATTTAGGTCAATGAAGAGGTCAAAGCACAAGGCAAACATTTTAAAGTGTCCTTTACCCAATGAGATAGAATCTGCCTCCAACATTACATGGAAATGGttcttctaaaatataatttgaaatttaatttaaacataaattccttatgtaaatttttattcatgCACACAATTAATTTCAGGATCTATATTTATGATAGTGACCAAAATTATCATTTAGCCAAGATAAACTAGGCTTCTGAACATGAACAATGGTTTGAAGCTTTGAACTCCCACTCAAACTCTTAGTTTGACAAAGATCGCCATACATAAAGAttccctcccaaaaaaaaaaaaaaaaaaatcttatagctgaaaactgaaaagagtcAATATCATCCAAAACACAATGACACAAAAATAATCTAAAAGCGTATATATACAGGAttagaaacaaaatcaaaatgaaatgagaaaatGCATGCCTTAGTGCATGTAACATGATAAATTAGTTCAATTCATGGTCCATAAAGCTTATCTGTGATGTATGGCATTGACACATGGTCATAAACATGCATATCATGTTTAAACAACTGAACATCTATACCTTCCATTCACTATCATACTCTTTTTCCTTCGAATTACATGACTCCAAAGTACTCAAATTAATCTAGAACaagtttttccatttttatcaatgtatatgtgtttaaaagatgagttcaagttacacctagtgtaacatCACAAGAGTTCACCCTTTTTAAACTGTAGATTTGAATGAGATCTAACGGCATATAAGACACTACTTGACACGTCATCAATATGATTAATTTCTACCTACCTTCACCTcatttatttctatattttccaaaattctgTCTCTCCCTATTCCTGaagttcttcattttttttttcctctagactcacctcctcctccttctccaCTGCCCCCGCTGACCAGAAGCTAACTGCCCCACACTGCAGAATATTTACCACTTCAGTTCACGGTACTTCAAAGATTGATTagaaagggtttttttttttttcggtctttttcttttacaattcaGCTGACTGCATATTTTTATAAGACTCAcctttttttaagtaaaaatatataaattttcatttatgaGAAAAAGATGTATGAATACAAGTGAGGTATACTACCATGGTTTTGTTGTTACAATTGTTTGCAATGAGAACCAATAACTGATGGGTATGCTTTTTGCATATCACATCTTGCAAAACTGACTTTCCTCCAAGTAAAGCCATTAACACGTCATCCAATTCTAGCTGCCAGGTGCTGGTTCTTCATGAGCAGTGATTGTCATACAGTCCTGAATCCTGTGCTTGTTGGTAGTCCTTTAGCACATTCATGCCGCAGTCAAATATCTGTGTTATTATACGGCTGAATTGATGTCCCATCCTATGTGGCTGTTGAGGTCACCAATGGAGCTAAGCAGAAACCAACACTGGAGCCGATGGCATCAGAATTGAAGGCTGAATGATTCTATTATGCAGGACCCAGTTGGTTTATGGCCAACGCAACCAAGCTGGGAGCAGTGGAAGAGGAggagagtttagagagagaagatgaagaacTTTGGAATTAGGGAGGACATAGAgttttagaaaataaagaaataaatgagGTCAAGGTAGGtagaaattaataatattgatGACATGTCAAGTAGTGTCTTATTTACCATTAGATCTCATTCGAATCAATGGTTTAAAAATGGTATAACtcttacaccaggtgtaacttgaacccatctatatatatatatatata
This genomic stretch from Quercus robur chromosome 4, dhQueRobu3.1, whole genome shotgun sequence harbors:
- the LOC126721087 gene encoding protein FAR-RED IMPAIRED RESPONSE 1 isoform X4, coding for MVDCQDNVLSARVNENIGDFVDEVHNRDVGVVSSPKRDVTMFEGDTDFEPRNGIEFESHEAAYSFYQEYAKSMGFTTSIKNSRRSKKSKEFIDAKFACSRYGVTPESDSGSSRRPSVKKTDCKASMHVKRRADGKWIIHEFIKEHNHELLPALAYHFRIHRNVKLAEKNNIDILHAVSERTRKMYVEMSRQSGGYQNIGFLQGDINYQFDKGRYLTLDEGDAQVMLEYFKRIQKENPNFFYAMDLNEEQRLRNLFWVDAKSRHDYISFSDVVSFDTSYIKSNDKLPFAPFVGVNHHFQSMLFGCALVADETRSTFVWLMKTWLRAMGGQAPKVIITDQDKALKAAIEEVFPNTRHFFSLWNILEKIPETLANVIKQHENFLPKFNKCILKSWTDEQFDMRWWKIVTRFELQDDEWIQSLYEDRKKWVPIYMGDSFLAGMSTPQRSESMNAFFDKYIHKKITLKEFVKQYGTILQNRYEEEAIADFDTWHKQPALKSPSPWEKQLSTVYTHAIFKKFQVEVLGVVGCHPKKESEDGTTTTFRVQDCEKDEYFMVLWNETKSEVSCFCRLFEYKGFLCRHSMIVLQICGLSSIPPHYILKRWTKDAKSRETVVEGTERIQTRVQRYNDLCKRAIELSEEGSLSEESYSISFRALVEALKNCVNVNNITISAAESSGNALALREEEESRGSLVAKTSKKKSTYKKRKVPVEPDVLLVEPQDSLQQMDNLSSDGMSLTGYYGAQQNVQGLLNLMEPPHDGYYVNQHSIQGLGQLNSIAPSHDGFFGTQQSIHGLLDFRPPANFSYSLQDEPHLRTTQLHGSSSRHA
- the LOC126721087 gene encoding protein FAR-RED IMPAIRED RESPONSE 1 isoform X1, with protein sequence MVDCQDNVLSARVNENIGDFVDEVHNRDVGVVSSPKRDVTMFEGDTDFEPRNGIEFESHEAAYSFYQEYAKSMGFTTSIKNSRRSKKSKEFIDAKFACSRYGVTPESDSGSSRRPSVKKTDCKASMHVKRRADGKWIIHEFIKEHNHELLPALAYHFRIHRNVKLAEKNNIDILHAVSERTRKMYVEMSRQSGGYQNIGFLQGDINYQFDKGRYLTLDEGDAQVMLEYFKRIQKENPNFFYAMDLNEEQRLRNLFWVDAKSRHDYISFSDVVSFDTSYIKSNDKLPFAPFVGVNHHFQSMLFGCALVADETRSTFVWLMKTWLRAMGGQAPKVIITDQDKALKAAIEEVFPNTRHFFSLWNILEKIPETLANVIKQHENFLPKFNKCILKSWTDEQFDMRWWKIVTRFELQDDEWIQSLYEDRKKWVPIYMGDSFLAGMSTPQRSESMNAFFDKYIHKKITLKEFVKQYGTILQNRYEEEAIADFDTWHKQPALKSPSPWEKQLSTVYTHAIFKKFQVEVLGVVGCHPKKESEDGTTTTFRVQDCEKDEYFMVLWNETKSEVSCFCRLFEYKGFLCRHSMIVLQICGLSSIPPHYILKRWTKDAKSRETVVEGTERIQTRVQRYNDLCKRAIELSEEGSLSEESYSISFRALVEALKNCVNVNNITISAAESSGNALALREEEESRGSLVAKTSKKKSTYKKRKVPVEPDVLLVEPQDSLQQMDNLSSDGMSLTGYYGAQQNVQGLLNLMEPPHDGYYVNQHSIQGLGQLNSIAPSHDGFFGTQQSIHGLGQLDFRPPANFSYSLQLQDEPHLRTTQLHGSSSRHA
- the LOC126721087 gene encoding protein FAR-RED IMPAIRED RESPONSE 1 isoform X3 — encoded protein: MVDCQDNVLSARVNENIGDFVDEVHNRDVGVVSSPKRDVTMFEGDTDFEPRNGIEFESHEAAYSFYQEYAKSMGFTTSIKNSRRSKKSKEFIDAKFACSRYGVTPESDSGSSRRPSVKKTDCKASMHVKRRADGKWIIHEFIKEHNHELLPALAYHFRIHRNVKLAEKNNIDILHAVSERTRKMYVEMSRQSGGYQNIGFLQGDINYQFDKGRYLTLDEGDAQVMLEYFKRIQKENPNFFYAMDLNEEQRLRNLFWVDAKSRHDYISFSDVVSFDTSYIKSNDKLPFAPFVGVNHHFQSMLFGCALVADETRSTFVWLMKTWLRAMGGQAPKVIITDQDKALKAAIEEVFPNTRHFFSLWNILEKIPETLANVIKQHENFLPKFNKCILKSWTDEQFDMRWWKIVTRFELQDDEWIQSLYEDRKKWVPIYMGDSFLAGMSTPQRSESMNAFFDKYIHKKITLKEFVKQYGTILQNRYEEEAIADFDTWHKQPALKSPSPWEKQLSTVYTHAIFKKFQVEVLGVVGCHPKKESEDGTTTTFRVQDCEKDEYFMVLWNETKSEVSCFCRLFEYKGFLCRHSMIVLQICGLSSIPPHYILKRWTKDAKSRETVVEGTERIQTRVQRYNDLCKRAIELSEEGSLSEESYSISFRALVEALKNCVNVNNITISAAESSGNALALREEEESRGSLVAKTSKKKSTYKKRKVPVEPDVLLVEPQDSLQQMDNLSSDGMSLTGYYGAQQNVQGLLNLMEPPHDGYYVNQHSIQGLGQLNSIAPSHDGFFGTQQSIHGLLDFRPPANFSYSLQLQDEPHLRTTQLHGSSSRHA